A window of Paraburkholderia bryophila contains these coding sequences:
- a CDS encoding putative glycolipid-binding domain-containing protein: MRELRWTSEEDEGIEHLTFDARDDGFAVESVVVGQRYGKAYGLHYTVRCDAQWRTTHAWLKIAGGGELELHGDGQGHWRDGHGHVLSALDGCIDIDIAATPYTNTLPIRRLQLAQGERQPISVAYISTPDLQVTRAEQAYSCIELNKVYRYEGLFRNFTANLTVDEDGLVIDYPTLFTRLPREG; encoded by the coding sequence ATGCGTGAATTACGATGGACTTCGGAAGAGGACGAAGGAATCGAACATCTAACGTTCGACGCCCGCGACGACGGCTTCGCGGTGGAAAGCGTGGTGGTGGGACAGCGCTACGGCAAGGCGTACGGATTGCACTACACGGTGCGCTGCGACGCGCAATGGCGCACCACGCATGCGTGGCTGAAGATCGCCGGCGGCGGCGAACTGGAATTGCACGGCGATGGCCAGGGCCATTGGCGCGATGGTCACGGCCACGTGCTGAGCGCGCTCGATGGTTGCATCGACATCGACATTGCGGCCACGCCGTACACCAACACGCTGCCGATCCGTCGTCTGCAATTGGCGCAAGGCGAGCGTCAGCCGATTTCAGTGGCGTATATCTCGACGCCGGATTTGCAGGTCACGCGCGCCGAGCAGGCGTATTCGTGCATCGAGTTGAATAAGGTGTATCGCTACGAAGGTCTGTTCCGCAACTTCACGGCGAACCTGACGGTGGACGAAGACGGCCTCGTGATCGACTATCCGACGCTGTTCACACGCCTGCCGCGCGAGGGTTGA
- a CDS encoding alpha/beta fold hydrolase, whose protein sequence is MIRDTLSVVAGDVRLAVYVSGPRDAPPIVLVHGYPDSAAVWEPVRAQLDARYRVISYDVRGAGASEAPATRSAYRLERLAADLAAVADATCGTRPFHLVGHDWGSIQSWEAVTDPAFKGRIASYTSISGPCLDHASLGLRGGDGAQLADQPAHEPVKRPFGSGLRQMIKSWYIFFFHLPWLPELVWRAGGARCWPLWLRATERVRPERDPAQRRNALNGLNLYRANFIDKLLRPRSRHAHAPVQFIVPLRDRYVGPALSLGLEGWLGSYRRTEIDAGHWVVLREPERIAAMIEGFVAQQRTGLGLDETLNETPSATATVNPRAAGV, encoded by the coding sequence GTGATACGCGACACGCTGTCGGTCGTGGCCGGCGACGTGCGGCTCGCGGTCTACGTCAGCGGACCGCGCGACGCACCGCCGATCGTGCTGGTGCACGGTTATCCCGATTCGGCCGCGGTGTGGGAGCCGGTGCGCGCGCAACTGGATGCGCGCTACCGCGTCATCAGCTACGACGTGCGCGGCGCGGGCGCCTCCGAGGCGCCGGCCACGCGCAGCGCTTACCGACTCGAACGGCTGGCCGCGGATCTGGCGGCGGTTGCCGACGCAACCTGCGGCACGCGACCGTTTCATCTGGTCGGCCACGACTGGGGATCGATTCAGAGCTGGGAGGCGGTGACCGATCCGGCGTTCAAAGGCCGTATCGCGTCGTATACGTCGATTTCCGGGCCGTGCCTCGATCACGCGTCGCTCGGCTTGCGCGGGGGCGATGGTGCGCAGTTGGCGGATCAACCCGCGCATGAACCCGTCAAGCGGCCATTCGGCAGCGGTCTGCGGCAAATGATCAAGTCCTGGTACATTTTCTTTTTTCATCTGCCGTGGCTGCCGGAACTGGTGTGGCGCGCCGGCGGCGCACGCTGCTGGCCGCTGTGGCTGCGCGCGACCGAACGCGTGCGCCCTGAGCGCGATCCCGCGCAAAGGCGCAACGCGCTCAACGGTCTGAATCTGTATCGCGCGAATTTCATCGACAAGCTGCTGCGGCCGCGCTCGCGCCATGCGCATGCGCCGGTGCAGTTCATCGTGCCGCTGCGCGACCGCTATGTCGGGCCGGCGCTATCGCTCGGGCTGGAGGGATGGCTTGGCTCGTATCGGCGCACCGAGATCGATGCCGGCCACTGGGTCGTGCTGCGCGAACCCGAGCGGATCGCCGCGATGATCGAAGGCTTTGTCGCGCAGCAGCGGACCGGCCTCGGCCTTGACGAGACGCTCAACGAGACACCCAGCGCGACGGCGACGGTCAACCCTCGCGCGGCAGGCGTGTGA
- a CDS encoding urea transporter translates to MHAASTQAKSAALRTLLRSLGQIVLQPNAFTGACLLAGWLLVEPRLACAALMGATAANVSAVLAGYREADTRDGLHGFNGALAGLAAFNFIADNATAAAVAILAATATAWFLEPWTRRLRANGLGVFSSPFLIVTWLWLPMITSGAPVAPQAITPPFIATQWINGILGALAQPGFGSGALPGLLVLIGIAAASRRHALWALIGGALASMAHVLLGATASSLDAGLLGFNGALTAIALADCGAAATLCGVGVAVLLQAVASYFGWPAMTAPFVLASWSVQGFRHRFTRGVVARKAMERIDPSQQLS, encoded by the coding sequence ATGCACGCCGCCTCGACCCAAGCAAAATCCGCCGCTCTGCGCACACTGTTGCGCAGTCTCGGCCAGATCGTGCTGCAGCCGAATGCGTTCACCGGCGCGTGCCTGCTCGCCGGGTGGCTGCTGGTCGAACCGCGCCTCGCCTGCGCGGCGCTGATGGGCGCGACCGCGGCCAACGTGAGCGCCGTGCTGGCCGGCTATCGTGAAGCCGATACGCGCGACGGACTGCACGGCTTCAACGGCGCGCTGGCGGGTCTCGCCGCGTTCAATTTCATCGCCGACAATGCGACCGCCGCCGCGGTGGCGATTCTCGCCGCGACGGCGACAGCGTGGTTTCTCGAACCATGGACGCGCCGGCTGCGGGCGAACGGATTGGGCGTGTTCTCCAGCCCGTTTCTGATCGTCACATGGCTTTGGCTGCCGATGATCACGAGCGGCGCGCCAGTGGCACCCCAGGCGATCACGCCACCGTTCATCGCGACGCAATGGATCAACGGCATACTCGGCGCGCTCGCACAACCCGGCTTCGGCTCCGGCGCGTTGCCGGGCCTGCTCGTGCTGATCGGCATCGCCGCAGCGTCACGCAGGCATGCACTGTGGGCGCTGATCGGCGGCGCGCTCGCCAGCATGGCGCACGTGTTGCTCGGCGCCACGGCGAGTTCGCTCGACGCGGGCCTGTTAGGATTCAATGGCGCGCTGACCGCCATCGCGCTGGCCGATTGCGGCGCCGCGGCAACGCTTTGCGGCGTGGGCGTCGCGGTGCTGTTGCAAGCGGTCGCGAGCTACTTCGGCTGGCCGGCCATGACCGCGCCGTTCGTGCTCGCGAGCTGGAGCGTGCAGGGGTTCCGGCATCGCTTCACGCGGGGTGTCGTGGCGCGAAAAGCGATGGAACGCATCGATCCCTCTCAGCAACTCTCTTGA